The Christiangramia flava JLT2011 genome has a segment encoding these proteins:
- the smpB gene encoding SsrA-binding protein SmpB: MKNTINIKNRKAKFNYEFLDKYTAGIKLAGTEIKAIREGKASIAESFCEFSNHELFVINMHVEEYSHASHFTHDPKSSRKLLLQRRELRKLEKEVTNSGLTIIPLRLFINDRGLAKLQITLAKGKKLYDKRETIKDRESKRRLDRIQKEYK; the protein is encoded by the coding sequence ATGAAGAATACCATCAACATCAAGAACCGAAAGGCAAAATTCAATTATGAATTCCTCGATAAATATACGGCCGGCATCAAACTGGCCGGAACCGAGATCAAGGCAATTCGTGAAGGAAAGGCCAGTATTGCCGAAAGTTTTTGTGAATTCAGCAATCATGAACTATTTGTGATCAATATGCATGTTGAAGAATATTCTCATGCCTCTCATTTTACCCACGATCCCAAAAGCTCCCGAAAACTTCTTTTACAGCGCCGCGAACTTCGAAAACTGGAAAAGGAAGTCACCAATTCGGGATTGACTATTATTCCGCTTAGGCTTTTTATCAATGACCGCGGACTCGCCAAATTACAGATCACGCTGGCAAAAGGTAAAAAGCTTTATGATAAACGGGAGACCATTAAAGACAGAGAAAGCAAGCGCAGACTGGATAGAATTCAGAAAGAATACAAATAA
- a CDS encoding DUF6503 family protein: protein MKHLSVFAILIFCLACSSGSEELTADEIVKNAIAHAGGDKYDHAKIHFQFRDMEYASSRDGGKYVYQRFQKDSLDNLITDELSNEGFRRMINDSVVSLSDSLKKVYSNSVNSVHYFVQLPYGLDAAAANKKLLGKDTIKGKEYYEIQVSFDAEGGGTDHEDEYVYWIDTQHYEVDYLAYNYEVNGGGVRFRKAYNPRTVGGIRFVDYENYKYDDLAVKLSKLDSLFTAGKLQKVSTIQTEAIEVTRD from the coding sequence ATGAAACACCTCTCAGTTTTTGCAATTTTGATATTTTGCCTGGCTTGTTCTTCCGGTTCAGAAGAGTTAACGGCGGATGAAATAGTAAAGAATGCGATTGCCCATGCCGGCGGCGATAAGTATGACCATGCAAAGATCCATTTTCAGTTTCGGGACATGGAATATGCCAGTTCGCGCGATGGCGGAAAATACGTTTACCAGCGCTTTCAGAAGGATAGCCTGGACAATTTGATTACTGATGAGCTCAGCAATGAAGGTTTCCGAAGAATGATCAATGATAGCGTGGTGTCGTTAAGCGATTCTCTGAAAAAAGTGTACTCAAATTCGGTAAATTCGGTGCATTATTTTGTGCAGCTTCCTTATGGCCTTGATGCTGCTGCTGCCAATAAAAAGCTTCTGGGAAAAGACACGATCAAGGGCAAGGAATATTATGAAATCCAGGTGAGTTTCGATGCGGAAGGCGGCGGAACCGATCATGAAGACGAATATGTATACTGGATCGATACCCAGCATTACGAAGTGGATTACCTGGCATACAACTACGAAGTGAACGGGGGCGGAGTGCGTTTTCGGAAAGCCTATAACCCAAGAACCGTGGGAGGCATCAGGTTCGTGGATTACGAAAATTATAAATATGATGACCTTGCGGTAAAACTTTCCAAACTGGACAGCCTGTTTACGGCAGGAAAGCTACAGAAAGTTTCTACCATCCAGACAGAAGCTATCGAAGTCACCCGCGATTAA
- a CDS encoding SixA phosphatase family protein, whose translation MSKIFILLLTLLFSSNVEKHQQSESATTYYFIRHAEKDRSNKNDRDPQLTEEGQKRAQNWATILEDVKFDAVYSTPYARTMQTARPVATQQDLRIDTYDPRDLYNSEFQKATKGKTVLVVGHSNTTPQFVNAILKNDKYEDIDDSENGALFIVKILPDGSITDRVEYHN comes from the coding sequence ATGAGTAAAATTTTCATCCTCCTGCTCACCCTGCTTTTCAGCAGCAATGTGGAGAAACACCAGCAAAGCGAGTCGGCCACCACGTATTATTTCATTCGCCACGCCGAGAAGGACCGTTCGAATAAAAATGACCGGGATCCGCAACTCACCGAAGAAGGCCAAAAACGAGCTCAAAACTGGGCCACGATCCTGGAAGATGTAAAATTCGATGCCGTTTACAGCACACCTTACGCTCGCACCATGCAAACCGCTCGACCGGTTGCTACCCAGCAGGATCTGAGGATCGATACCTATGACCCCAGAGATCTTTACAATTCAGAATTTCAAAAGGCTACTAAGGGAAAGACCGTTCTGGTGGTAGGACACAGCAATACTACACCGCAATTCGTAAATGCCATTCTGAAGAACGATAAATATGAAGATATTGACGATTCAGAAAATGGCGCGCTATTTATTGTAAAAATTCTACCAGACGGGAGCATCACCGATCGCGTGGAATACCATAATTAA
- a CDS encoding esterase-like activity of phytase family protein, which yields MIRKLFMLALCASFFSCAVSRKIHTEDVSLHFQDEYIISPDLDFKGTRVGGLSGIDYADGEFYFVCDQSSNPRIYSGHISTENQQIDSVYFDDLIQLQKEPFPNTVFDLESVRKLTEPDAFLVTSEGYIENGSDPGIYKVNTDGKITTEFKIPNYFTASGTQKPRNNGVFEGVCKSFDGKAYWVAMELPLEKDGAKPKIYPTHSHVRFTKYDAVTGLPVRQFVYKLDGIAKLPINFFAVNGVTELLEYAPNRFLVLERAYSAGYGSNGNTVKIFEVDATEATNTLEFQNLKKASYQKAHKSLIFNFKHIKDQLKSGIIDNIEGMCFGPEMNGKPSLLLVSDNNFNSFAEQVSQILLFTVDFKNKEH from the coding sequence ATGATCAGAAAACTATTCATGCTCGCTCTTTGCGCAAGTTTCTTTTCCTGCGCCGTTAGCCGAAAAATACATACGGAAGATGTCTCGCTTCATTTCCAGGATGAATATATCATATCGCCCGATCTGGATTTTAAGGGCACGCGCGTAGGCGGACTTTCGGGTATAGACTATGCAGATGGAGAATTTTATTTTGTGTGCGATCAGTCGTCGAATCCCAGGATCTATTCCGGTCATATTTCAACCGAAAATCAGCAAATCGATTCGGTATATTTTGACGATCTCATCCAGCTTCAGAAAGAACCGTTCCCGAATACGGTTTTCGACCTGGAATCGGTTCGAAAACTAACAGAACCAGATGCCTTTCTGGTAACGAGCGAGGGCTATATCGAAAACGGAAGCGATCCCGGGATTTATAAGGTCAATACAGATGGAAAGATCACTACTGAATTCAAAATTCCGAATTATTTTACGGCTTCAGGAACGCAAAAACCAAGGAATAACGGGGTTTTTGAAGGGGTCTGTAAATCATTTGACGGGAAAGCTTACTGGGTTGCGATGGAGCTTCCGCTGGAAAAAGATGGTGCCAAACCAAAGATCTATCCAACACATTCTCACGTTCGTTTCACCAAATATGACGCTGTAACCGGTTTACCAGTCCGGCAATTCGTATATAAACTGGACGGAATTGCCAAGTTACCGATCAATTTTTTTGCAGTTAACGGTGTGACCGAATTGCTGGAATATGCCCCCAATCGTTTCCTCGTACTCGAGCGGGCCTATTCGGCCGGCTACGGCTCCAATGGCAATACGGTAAAGATCTTTGAGGTAGACGCAACGGAAGCCACCAATACCCTGGAATTCCAGAACCTCAAAAAAGCCAGTTATCAAAAAGCCCATAAAAGTCTTATTTTCAATTTTAAGCATATTAAAGACCAGCTGAAAAGCGGCATTATTGATAATATTGAAGGCATGTGCTTTGGCCCTGAAATGAACGGCAAACCAAGTCTGTTGCTGGTTTCTGATAACAACTTCAACAGCTTTGCGGAGCAGGTCTCACAAATCCTGCTATTTACGGTAGATTTTAAAAATAAAGAACACTAA
- a CDS encoding CsbD family protein, with product MNSDQLEGKWKQIRGEFKQKYGRLTDDDVTYSEGKFDEMLGKLQEKTGQSKEELKHEIDKW from the coding sequence ATGAATAGTGATCAGTTAGAAGGAAAATGGAAACAAATCAGAGGTGAGTTTAAACAGAAGTATGGAAGATTGACCGATGATGATGTAACCTATTCCGAAGGGAAGTTTGATGAAATGCTTGGAAAACTGCAGGAAAAAACCGGGCAGAGTAAAGAAGAGCTGAAACATGAGATCGATAAATGGTAA